The genomic window GACCACAGGAATAAACCTGTCAAAATACAAGTTTTCCTGGCAAGCATCCACAGATACTCTTTACCCGACCCCTGTGCCTTTGCTCTTTCACACAACCCTGAGTGAGCTCCTGAAAATAACCAATGGCATTTGAAGAAGAGATAAAAGGGACAGAGCCATACTAAAGTATGTATCATacctgaaaaaatatatatgcacCTACACATTAAGAGTTTCAGGATTACATAATAAAGATAGCTTATTTGGCTTTTTTAGTGTGCAAGCTTATGTTGCATCAAGGAGAGCACTTGGCACAATAGACAAGGTTACCAAAGGGACACAGATATAGTGGAGTGAGAAATGCACCCTGCACACCACCTTTCACTGTGGCCTGTATGATGCAGTTACTAAAGAATTAACAGCATCATGGGctacagtaattttattttgttttcaacgTTATGAATGCATCGCTTGTGTTCAGTAGCCACTAAAAATCTGGAGAGGCAGAACCAGACAACCAGCAGAGCGCTATCTACACAAGGGATGCGGAAAACATGCTCCAGCTGCACAGTTAATCAGAGCAGTCCTGACATAACAGAGGTCTGTCTGCATGAAAGGAGCACTCTCCTTGGAACAGTAACCAGAAAAAAAGCCAGGATAAACAACTGTGGGTTTCACTTCCAACCTCCAAATGAATAATCTCCAAATTCTAGAACACGTCTACCAATGAAAGGCAGAGTATACAGCCCTGTGCATGGTCTCTATGCTAAGTTCAGCATGCAAAAAGTGTTACAGGACCATtaatttccctttccctttagATGGATGCAGACCACCCACCCTTCCTTCCCAGGAAGTGCAGGTCTAAAGCATTATAACCCTTTCAGAAACCTTTCTTGCTACAAGCAAGAGAAGCAAGTCACAGTGGTAAAGTTTACTTGAAAGAAACGCTTTTAAAAAATCTCGACCTAAAGTTGACACACCAACCCTTACTGTCCTTGCAAGTAGGGCAATCAATCAGTAATTGTCCCATAATCTGTACAGATATTACCAATCTCCATTTGCCCTTCAAGCACACACCTCCACTGTACTAAAAAAGTTAAAGAGTAGCTTTGTAATTACACTGCTCTATGGACAAAGGCAAAGCTCTCTCTACAGTAGAAATGGCAAGGCAGAGAGTgaggcattttttaaaaatctgaagcAGACTGCTAACCTCACCTCCTGGTTTTAGTACTGTCAATGGTGGGAAGAGTTTACCTGCTCAGGAAAATTACAGCCCCTTACTCAGTTCATTTCTAGGGTCATTCAGTGATAGTCTCTGCAATTTTATCAAATGATTGATTCagataataatgaaaattacaGTTATAGTACTTAGATATCACATGGAGCCCAGCTTGTAGTGACACTCAGGAcatctttgcttttaatttagTTTGTAGGTACAAAATCGGCCAATTAATATCCTTGTCTGCaactttcaaggaaaaaaacaacccaaaagcCAGCAACAGTGTTAAATGATCAATGATGAAAAATTACATCAGCAAAGTAATCCCAAAACATTAAAATCTACTTTTAGACACCAGAACACCTGCTCAGCCAAAAATTTCCTGCTAGCAACACCTTTCTCCCCATCACTCAGTTACAAAAATTGTGTTCTGTAACAAAGCCACGTAGCTATTAAGCTCATCTTCCCACGGTACTCATATTTGTTGCAAAAAAGCAGGATATTTATTGTTTTCACTGTGAACTATGTAATTTCTATGTAGAAATGTAAATTAATTACAACTACTTGTATTATTACAGCCCATTTTAAAATGATATGCAACAACATTTCAGCAAGTACCAGCACATTTGATCTGTAGTACAGCCCGATACAAACATTCTGTGAATGGAGTTATTTCAAACTTATGTAATAGTATGCTTTAAACCAGAAAGCTCATCTCAGCTACAAAACCggcaaaaaaaaatgtcttcttCATAAAATATACCCAAGCAGCATATATATAATCCATGTTTTACAAAGCACTTTTGGGTTCAGTGATGGGTCCGGAGTTATCCAAGTTCAAAGTGGAGTGCTTCTTTTCAATACAGGACTTTCCAGCCAATGGAAGAGCAAGTCCATCAAAAGCACCACTGCTCCCATGCCCCAGCTTCCCAGCCTTGGGAAAATGTATGAGGTATTATGCACAAAGCAGTTATTATCAGTGACAAAATTGACcttataaatgcattttaatactACATTTTCCCCACTAATGATTATTTAAACCAGCAGGTGACCCCTTCAAGCAAGATTTTATATGTCAAACCCTTTCCGAACACGCATCTGAACAAGCCCATGGCTGGATGTCAATGAAGCCAGCAGCTGCAAGGcaattctctccctctcttgGGTTTTCCACTGAAACACAACACTGCAATGAACACTAAGTACATTTCCCTTTCTCAGTTACAGAAGAGAAACTGTTGGCAGTGTCAGATCTACCTTGATAAATCTGAGCATCTTTAAAAGGACAGTTTCAGGTCTACCCTTGAGCAGTGAGAAAATGACTTAAGATTCTCTTATTACTGTGCGTAACAACTCTGCAACCCTAACCCAATTCTAGGGAAAAATTGTGCGATTTAGCTCAACACATAGAATGACAAGCAGCAGTCTTCTGAAATTTAGCTCATTATTGGATTGCTTGACAATCAGGCTACTTCACTGCATCAGCCAAGCTTGTCTCACTCTTCTGTCTGCCTTAAAAGTTGACCAACGTGCCTCACTTTCTCCAGGATTAGAAGGAACTTGAGATGTTTtacaaaacaagagaaaaatctaCTGAGTTAATACATACCTTTAAAGAAAGTGATACTGTTTTTTCTAAGAAGCTGAACCACACACTCAAGTTAACGTCAAAATCTAATTTAACATCTATGTCTTGATATAAGATCAAATTGTGGTAATGGCTCTCCAAGGAACCTCTCAGAAGCATTTAATGTcttattaaataatttcaaagcttCCCACTCACAATGGGGAAACAAGATTTACTTACTTTTATCATTCAATAATTTTAACTGAACACCCAAGTATTTgcacaaatgttttatttagaCTTAGGGTATTTGAGTTTGCTGTGTAATGCAGTTAAGATACCAGCCACTCTAAGAGCGCCTTTACTGTCATGGTGACAGGGAAATGGAGCAGTTTCAAATTTTACTCCACATTCTGAAAGGCAGAAATTCAAAGTAAGGCTCAGCTTTCTTGTTCAGCATATCCATCCAAAATCTTGGAAGTTGGAGGATTTTCCTAGGGAGTGAGAAGCTCAATGGTATGTAAAACAATAGCAGCCACATTAGACTCCAGCAAGATGCAGCAGTCTGTGTATTTATGCTATTCCAATGGCACCTGCCTTTAATTGTCCTTAGGAACCAACTAAAGAGGAAGGAGCAGTACAACATATGTGAGTGCCAAGTTCAGTATTATCAGCTCACATGCTGGAAGGCAGCATATCCACAGTTTTGCACAGAAGACACTTCAGGTCCAGCTCTACTATGTGAACAAAGTAGTACAGAGAGGGTGAAGTGATGTGTCAACTGTGGGTTACTGAACAAGTGAAATGCAGAAGGCAGCATGATCATCCTTTAGTAAAAGACTagaaaaaacaaattcattTCCTTAACAGAACATTGCATGTCTCCTCTTACATACCCAGAAACCTGGATTTCTTCATATAGGGTccataaaaaccccaaaattggTATTGCGCCTTGTGCTGCAGTTGTGCATGGTTCAACCAAACGTCAGCAATAAGCTAGTTcggaaaaaaaattaaaaactacagCCATAGCAAATACAGGGAAAAGCTGGTAAGTTTTTCAAACTCTAGAAAGACAAGCCATTTTTATCATACTGTAAAGTTGAAAGTAAGCTTTTAGTGGTCAGAATCTTTTTTAACATCAGCTTTTCTTTAGTTAGAGGTAGCAGCTACCATTTAATGCCACAGGACAACCAGAAGGACCAAGTTCTTTGGTGTGGTTCAAAgccaggagaagcagaaattaAGTAAGCGTAAGTTAGTTAAGTTGGGATGACCACCCCAGGGCAGAAACAGCTCTAGGATGCGTAAGGTTCTTTTCATCTCTGTGGAGAACACCAGTATTACTACCAGGATGTCCCATCTGACTGCAGTCTCATCTCAGCCTTTCAGGAGTTCAGCTGTTCTACAGTAACAGCTTATTAGAGGCAAATGATCAGTGGACTCAAAGTGCACAGGACTGCAGTTCTGCAAGGACAGGTTTTGGCACTTCTCTGGAAACAGTGAAAGCCTAGTTTTGTTACAAGTGGAAAAGGAACACTTCTCTGATTCCTAACATGTGGAACAAAGCAAttcttttttaactgtttttagAGGGGAGGAAAGCAGGCAGAATATATGACATATTTGCTGCTATGAAATGAAGCTTATATATGCAGTAGTAAACAGACACTAAGCACTCtgtttctcatttatttcaggCAATGACAGTGGTAGAATTTAAACCCTCATGTGAAATGAGGGCACAACCAATAATGACATCATATAGTTTGTTTTCTACATAGTCAAATATATAAAAGTTTCATGAAACTCATCACTGGGACAGCCAGCAGTCAGTCCATGAGTTGTCTATTCAGTTAGACCAAGCTTCTTCTTCAGAGATTCTGGCATTTCAGGTGGAGGTGGGCGAGGAAGTCTGAAATAAACCTTGACAGAATCGTAGATGAACCACTGTAGTGCAGTCAGGGTACCAATCATGATGATACGAGCAAACAGACCTTTCCATACACCTGCAGAGCAAAATATAAAGCATGAGTAGCGTAAAATGAcaggaaatacagaaatcaTCCCCAAACCACCACAAACACTTGATCCAAAATACATGAAAGTAAGGATGTACCTTTGAATCCAAGCCTCATAAGAacctgggaagcagagctgccctTTTCTTTATTCaacacagacaccacagagTCAGCAGGATGGGAAACAATTGCACAGAACACACCAGCTGAAAGAGTAATTTGACATTAGTTCTATGGCCTTTTATCTGTACCATTGCTGTGTACACTAAGTACAACCAACTGAAACCACATCTGCTAATGGATTACACACACATTATGTTCTGGTATCCTTAAAGGGCTCTTAAAGATCTAGAGCACAGGTctgatgaagagcagctgagggagctgggattgctTTGCCTGAAGGGGGCTCAGGGGGTGACCTTACAGCTctccacaactacctgaaagggggttgtagccaggtggacactgatctcttctgacTAAAAAGCAACAAGACAAGAGGAAACGGCCTCAGGTTGCACTAGGGgatgtttagattggatattaggaaaagaattcttcaccaaaagggttgtcaagtcctggaacaggctgccaaaggtcttttacaacctaaatgatcctatgattctataacaTGATGTGAATAGAAAATACCTCAGTTCTGCTTTTGCAATAACTCTTCTGAATCTCTGGATATTAAAAAGACTCCTTCCATCCAAATTTCTTTTACCTTCCTTTCAACCTTCCCAACACTAACAAAGATGCAAGTTTTTCCACTTACATCAGCTGCAGTTTCTAAACCTGAACATCAACATTAGTAATATATAGGAAAAATTAAGAGTACTGTCCTACTACAGATCCATTTTTTACTAACAGACTGAATatagttttttttcctgcacattTTAAAGTTGCAAGTAAGTTCACCCATGCCAGTGACATCTATTTAATATGGAGAAGGGTCAGGTCTCTAGAGTTGCAGTAGTCCATTAATGAAGTGTTAGGACTTAAAGATTCCTTACCAATATAGCCTGCAACAAATGTGACTACCAGCTGTTCTCCTTTTGTACATTCACTTCGTGGCTTGGGAACGACGTACTTGTAGAGAGCTTCAACAGTACGTTCGAAGCAGGCAAATTTCATCATTGTGTATGGAATCTGTCTCATCCATAGTGGGGCAACACCTTTATAGAAACTTAATCAGAGAGGAGACAAACTCggtttcattttcttcagtatttaAGGTGTATTTCTGACCTGAAATTAGCTTATTGTTGCTATCAAGAATACAACTTCTAGATACTTGCAGATATTGACAGCCTTAGAATAGTATCTAGAGGTACCAAGATACCTAGATACTTCTAGATACTACTGTAAGGCTATCAGTACCTAGAGAACAGAAATTTAAGTTGTATTAGTTCCTGAGTACTACCTTAAAACAGCAACACAAATTAGAATTTTCCTGATCCCCAGGCTGCACAGCAGTTTCTATAGTCACTTTTCAGCTTACAATGCACTGCAGTAATGTAACACTATCAGTGCAGTAAGGCTAATGTCTGCATACCAGCCAAGTCCTGATAGTGAGAAATGACCTGTATATCTACAGCCAAGTCTATCAGAACAGAAAGCTAACATGCAGTTATGTTGCTCTCACATGCCAATGACTCAAGCATCTTTGACTGTACAACCAGAAAGTTGCTGAGTATCTCTGACTGGAACTGCTAGAAACTGAAGCTGTCCAGCAGAACTCAGAACAAAGATACTCACAAAGATGGATCTAAGGAGCATGTGGAATTAACAGCCAGTTCAACAGATTCCCTGAAGTATGTTAAATTGTTATCTTGAAATACAAAGACCCAAGAAGTATTATAAGCTAAAGCCAGAATTTGTTGCAACAGTTCtttgttaagaaaaaattctCAACATGAAGAAAACTGACACTTACGCCCAgatgccttcttctgcaaaCATTTTGGGTAGTGCCTGCCGCAGAGTGTTCGCGTACCCAGGCTGCGTCTGAATACGAACTTTAGCAGCTTCCATTGGAGCCAGAGCAATGTCAGCAAAAAACTCTGCGCTGGCAGATGCAGCTAAATATAGTGAAGTACGCCACAAATAGGCATTTTCCTGAAGTGAATGtgaacacacatttttattaatgaacCATGCTTTTCTGATTATTCCATATTACTATTATGTTGCAGATATACAGGCTTACA from Pithys albifrons albifrons isolate INPA30051 chromosome 3, PitAlb_v1, whole genome shotgun sequence includes these protein-coding regions:
- the SLC25A3 gene encoding solute carrier family 25 member 3; translation: MFSSIAPLARHNPFYAPHFQLVQDGVRKRPAEPAEAPTLRRGLAAASADEEYSCEYGSLKFYALCGVGGVLSCGLTHTGVVPLDLVKCRMQVDPQKYKSIFNGFSVTINEDGVRGLAKGWAPTFIGYSMQGLCKFGFYEVFKILYGNMLGEENAYLWRTSLYLAASASAEFFADIALAPMEAAKVRIQTQPGYANTLRQALPKMFAEEGIWAFYKGVAPLWMRQIPYTMMKFACFERTVEALYKYVVPKPRSECTKGEQLVVTFVAGYIAGVFCAIVSHPADSVVSVLNKEKGSSASQVLMRLGFKGVWKGLFARIIMIGTLTALQWFIYDSVKVYFRLPRPPPPEMPESLKKKLGLTE